GAGAGTTTACAAAATCCGTAACTGGCTTTATACTATTCAGATCATTGGTACCAAGCAATAGTATTTTACCCTGTGAAGCTGCAATAGAAGCCACAGTCAATGCATCTGAGAATCCTTCTCCTCCAACTAATACTACATCAGAAGCATCCTCTCCCTGTTTCACAAGTTCATCAGCTACAGCTGTATTTGTAGCATACCTGTCATCTCCTTTTAATTCAATAATATTATAGGATTTCTTTAATAGCTCCCTAATTTCCTTAGAAATTACTGCGTCTCCTCCTATGATATATACATTTTTTGGTTTCAATGCAGAAAATGCAGATTGCGTGCAAGGATTCAAACTTTTTAAATTTGTTAAAAGAATAGGTGCATCTAACTTCTTAGCCAACACAGAAGCACTTATTGCATCTGCATACCCTTCACCTGACACCAATACCACATTATCTGTACTGCTCCAATTTGACAGGGCACCTTTAGCAGCGGTGTCATATCTATCCTGTCCGCCTATTCTGCTTACCCTGTTTTCCTCTGCTTTAACTGTTGAATTTATAGAATTTCCTAAAACTGAAGCTGTCAAACCTGCCAAAAGTACTAAAGACACTAATTTTTTGCTTTTCATAATTTTATTCCCCCTTAAATTTAAAATGAAAAAGGCCAAAACCTTCTTTTTATACTTAAAGAAAGTTTCAGCCTCTAGCTTTCTAGTTAGCTACAAAATCATACAATCATATAATTGTTATTGAATATGTTAATATAATTTTTGTCTATTGTCAATGAATAAAATATGTAGATTACATGTAGAAATTATCAATATTTTATTAATTAAATATTAATATTCAGTTAATTGATCTAAATACTTTTTTAATTATAAATCATTGACACCAACTTCCCATCATGCTAGAATACAAGAAATTGTATTTCGTTGACCAGAAATCTGGAGACCAATAATCTATTTCTATGGATTATTGGTCTTTAATTTTATCTTAAATTATAAGGATATGGTAGAATGATTAAGAATGCTTCATTAAAAGTTTACGGTATGACTTGTACATTATGTTCCACTACAATAGAATGTGCTGTTTCTGAAATTGAAGGTATAGATAAAATAAATGTAAGCTATGCTGCTGAAAAAGCAAAATTTCAGTACGATAATGATAAAACAAACTTAGAGGACATAAAACAAAAAATAGAATTATTGGGTTTCTCCGTGGGAGAGGAAAATGAAAAAAATACAGATAAAGGCCTTACAAGACAGGAAATTGAGAGAAACAAACTTAGAAATTTATTTATAATATCCGCTATTTTAAGTACTCCATTAATAATAGGCATGATACTTGGCACCACAGGTTTCTGTCACAATACTTTTGACCCTAATTCAGCTAACAAGTGGGGAAACACTATTGAAATTTTAAGATTAAAGTCCTCACAGCTCCACAACTGGAAATTTCAGCTTACACTGGCAACTATAGTTCAATTCATAATAGGTTTTAGATTTTACAAAAGTTCCTTTTATGCATTAAAGGCTAAAGCATTTACCATGGACCTATTGGTTGTCATAGGAACTACCGCTGCATATTTTTACAGCTTATACATTGCACTTTTTGAAACTGTAACATATACTTTAGGAATGGTAAATTTATATTTTGAATCCTCCGTTACTATAATTACCCTTGTACTTCTTGGAAGATATCTGGAATCCATTGCAAAAAGTAAAACAGCTGCTTCAATAAAAGCCCTGAACAAGCTCCAGCCCAAAACAGCCAGAATATTAAAAAACAATATTGAACATGCAGTTCCTATTGAAAAAGTATCCATAGGTGACATTCTAATGGTAAAACCAGGTGAAAAAATACCTGTAGACGGCATTGTACTTACAGGTTACTCTTCTGTTGACGAATCAATGCTTACAGGAGAAAGCGTACCTGTTGAAAAGAAAAAAGATGATTTGGTAACAGGTGCTTCTATAAACAAAAATGGTACTTTTACTTTTAAGGCTACTAAAGTTGGCAACGATACTGTATTCTCAAACATAATAAAGTTAGTCGAAGAAGCCCAGGAAAGCAAAGCTCCTATTCAAAAAATTGCAGATAAGGTATCAGGATTATTTATACCTGCTGTACTCACTGTATCAGCCCTTACATTTATTATATGGTATTTTGTGATTTTCAATCAGCAGATATTTATTATAGACATTGCTATAATTCATGCTGTTTCAGTTTTGGTAGTATCCTGTCCATGTGCATTGGGTCTCGCCACACCTGCTGCATTGATGGTAGGAATGGGAAAAGGAGCAGAGAACGGAATATTAATTAAAAATGGTGAAAAGCTAGAACAATGCTGTAAAATCAATACTGTGGTATTTGACAAAACGGGAACTTTAACCACAGGAAAACTTCATATTACCGATATTATTCTATTTAATAAAAAACAAATTTCATCTTTAAATATCATCAAAGAAAAAGATCTGATGATTTTAGCTGCAGCAGCTGAAAAACCTTCTGAACACCCTCTCGGAGAAGCCATATACAAATATGGAAAATATAATTATGAAGATGAGATAAGTACTCTGGATTATTTTAAGTATTTTCCAGGCAGGGGTATAACTGCACTTGTAGATGACAAAAAGGTTCTTATAGGAAAGGAAACCTTTTTAACGGAAAATTCAGTGGATTTATTGGAACTTGAAGATAACTTAAGTAAACTTCAAAAACAGGGAAAAACATCTGTGCTGATAGCAGTTAACAATATTTTAGCTGGAGTTATTGCCATGCAAGATAAAATAAAAGATACTTCAGCAGATGCCATTAAATCTCTTAACAAAAAGAATATAGAAGTTTATATGATCACAGGAGATAATAAAAATACAGCTCTATCAGTTGCAAATAAGCTTGGCATAAAAAATATAATAGCAGATGTACAGCCGCAAAACAAAGCTCAGGAAATTTCCAAATTAAAAGATAAAGGAAAAGTGGTAGCCATGGTGGGAGATGGTATAAACGATTCCCCTGCTCTTGCTACAGCAGATATAGGATTTGCCCTGGGATCAGGTACTGATGCTGCCATTGAAAGTGGTGACATAGTACTTTTAAAAGAAGATTTAAGAGCCTTACCGGAGGCAATAGAACTTTCAAGGATAACTATGAGAAAAATAAGACAGAACTTATTTTGGGCTTTTATTTATAACATAATTGCCATACCAATCGCAGTAACAGGACA
This window of the Clostridium kluyveri DSM 555 genome carries:
- a CDS encoding heavy metal translocating P-type ATPase codes for the protein MIKNASLKVYGMTCTLCSTTIECAVSEIEGIDKINVSYAAEKAKFQYDNDKTNLEDIKQKIELLGFSVGEENEKNTDKGLTRQEIERNKLRNLFIISAILSTPLIIGMILGTTGFCHNTFDPNSANKWGNTIEILRLKSSQLHNWKFQLTLATIVQFIIGFRFYKSSFYALKAKAFTMDLLVVIGTTAAYFYSLYIALFETVTYTLGMVNLYFESSVTIITLVLLGRYLESIAKSKTAASIKALNKLQPKTARILKNNIEHAVPIEKVSIGDILMVKPGEKIPVDGIVLTGYSSVDESMLTGESVPVEKKKDDLVTGASINKNGTFTFKATKVGNDTVFSNIIKLVEEAQESKAPIQKIADKVSGLFIPAVLTVSALTFIIWYFVIFNQQIFIIDIAIIHAVSVLVVSCPCALGLATPAALMVGMGKGAENGILIKNGEKLEQCCKINTVVFDKTGTLTTGKLHITDIILFNKKQISSLNIIKEKDLMILAAAAEKPSEHPLGEAIYKYGKYNYEDEISTLDYFKYFPGRGITALVDDKKVLIGKETFLTENSVDLLELEDNLSKLQKQGKTSVLIAVNNILAGVIAMQDKIKDTSADAIKSLNKKNIEVYMITGDNKNTALSVANKLGIKNIIADVQPQNKAQEISKLKDKGKVVAMVGDGINDSPALATADIGFALGSGTDAAIESGDIVLLKEDLRALPEAIELSRITMRKIRQNLFWAFIYNIIAIPIAVTGHLNPVIGAAAMSFSSISVLLNSLSLKRFKF